In Raphanus sativus cultivar WK10039 chromosome 5, ASM80110v3, whole genome shotgun sequence, the following proteins share a genomic window:
- the LOC108862924 gene encoding probable sulfate transporter 3.4, with translation MGHGTNRVEDMASPNNGTATARETIVEVHSVCLPPKKTTFQKLKKRFADVFFPDDPLERFRNQTWRNKVILGLQSLFPIFTWGSQYDLKLFRSDVISGLTIASLAIPQGISYAKLANLPPIVGLYSSFVPPLIYSILGSSKHLAVGPVSIASLVMGSMLSESVSPTQDPVLYLKLAFTSTFFAGLFQASLGLLRLGFLIDFLSKPTLVGFTAGAAVIVSLQQLKGLLGIVHFTGKMQFIPVMSSVFNNRSEWSWETIVMGLGFLIILLTTRHISMRKPKLFWISAASPLASVVISTLLVFLIRNKTHAISFIGHLPKGLNPPSSNMLYFSGTHLALAIKTGIITGVLSLTEGIAVGRTFASLKNYQVNGNKEMMAIGFMNMVGSCTSCYVTTGSFSRSAVNYNAGAKTAVSNIVLASTVLVTLLFLMPLFYFTPNLILAAIILTAVIGLIDYQAAYKLYKVDKFDFFTCMCAFFGVLLVSVPLGLAIAVGVSVIKILLHVTRPNTLEFGNIQGTQIYQSLKRYREASRVHGFLILAVESPIYFANSTYLQERILRWTREEETRIKDNNGTTLKCLILDMTAVSSIDTSGIEAVFELKRRLEKQPLQLVLVNPVGSVMEKLHKSKIIESLGLSGLYLTVGEAVADLSSTWKAHGQP, from the exons ATGGGTCATGGCACAAACAGAGTAGAAGACATGGCGTCTCCCAACAACGGAACGGCAACAGCTAGAGAAACGATCGTGGAGGTACACAGCGTTTGTCTACCGCCCAAGAAAACAACGTTTCAGAAACTCAAGAAGCGTTTTGCTGATGTTTTCTTTCCTGATGATCCGTTAGAGAGGTTTAGGAACCAAACATGGAGAAACAAAGTGATTCTTGGTCTTCAAAGCTTGTTTCCTATATTCACGTGGGGTTCTCAGTATGATCTCAAGCTTTTTAGGTCCGATGTTATCTCTGGTCTCACCATTGCCAGTCTAGCCATCCCTCAG GGAATCAGCTATGCCAAGCTAGCAAACTTACCACCTATCGTTGGTCTTT ATTCAAGCTTTGTGCCACCACTTATCTACTCAATTCTTGGGAGTTCAAAACATCTTGCAGTGGGTCCTGTCTCAATAGCATCACTTGTAATGGGCTCAATGCTAAGTGAGAGTGTTTCTCCAACACAAGACCCAGTTCTATATCTCAAATTGGCCTTCACTTCAACTTTCTTTGCTGGTCTCTTCCAAGCCTCCCTCGGCCTTCTTAG GCTGGGATTTTTGATTGACTTTTTGTCAAAGCCAACTTTGGTTGGTTTCACTGCTGGTGCTGCTGTGATCGTGTCACTGCAACAGCTAAAGGGTCTTCTAGGAATTGTTCATTTCACTGGCAAAATGCAATTTATTCCTGTCATGTCCTCTGTTTTCAACAATAGATCCGAA TGGTCATGGGAAACTATTGTGATGGGGCTTGGCTTCTTGATCATTCTCTTAACCACAAGACACATT AGCATGAGGAAGCCAAAACTTTTCTGGATATCAGCTGCATCACCTTTGGCATCAGTTGTTATCTCAACTCTTCTTGTCTTCCTCATCAGGAACAAGACTCATGCCATCTCTTTT ATTGGACATCTACCAAAGGGTTTGAATCCACCTTCATCGAACATGTTGTACTTCAGTGGTACTCATCTTGCTCTTGCCATCAAGACTGGTATCATCACAGGGGTTCTCTCTCTTACG gaaggGATTGCTGTTGGGAGAACCTTTGCATCTCTAAAGAACTATCAAGTTAATGGGAACAAAGAAATGATGGCTATAGGTTTTATGAACATGGTTGGCTCTTGCACCTCTTGCTATGTTACAACAG gTTCGTTCTCTAGATCTGCTGTTAACTACAATGCTGGAGCGAAAACAGCAGTCTCCAACATTGTGTTGGCCTCCACAGTTCTTGTGACCCTCTTGTTCTTGATGCCACTCTTCTACTTCACTCCTAATCTGATCCTAGCCGCCATCATCTTAACCGCTGTGATAGGCCTCATTGACTATCAAGCTGCTTACAAGCTCTACAAAGTTGACAAATTCGATTTCTTCACGTGCATGTGTGCCTTCTTCGGTGTTCTCTTAGTCTCTGTGCCTCTTGGCCTAGCAATAGCA GTGGGTGTTTCAGTTATCAAGATCTTGTTGCATGTAACCCGGCCAAACACTTTAGAGTTTGGAAATATCCAAGGGACTCAGATATACCAGAGTCTTAAAAGATACAGAGAAGCCTCGAGAGTCCATGGTTTCTTGATTCTTGCTGTTGAATCTCCAATATACTTCGCTAATAGCACTTACCTGCAAGAAAG GATCTTGAGATGGACCAGGGAAGAGGAAACTCGGATAAAGGATAACAATGGTACTACCTTAAAATGCTTAATTCTTGACATGACAG CTGTATCCTCCATAGACACAAGCGGAATTGAGGCTGTGTTTGAACTTAAGAGGAGGCTGGAGAAGCAACCACTTCAG CTTGTGCTGGTGAACCCTGTGGGGAGTGTGATGGAAAAGCTACACAAGTCCAAGATCATTGAGTCATTGGGGCTGAGTGGACTTTATCTAACAGTTGGTGAAGCTGTAGCTGATCTCTCATCTACATGGAAAGCTCATGGCCAGCCATGA
- the LOC108862923 gene encoding MAR-binding filament-like protein 1 — MGGFLIGSTCSAPSPPLHSSRLLPSPQSQFVLLCSSNAAKSKRRRPSSASLRCQDATHDAFSLKRRDFVLVGISLLPFLQLRSPALADERDDNEIKTSKLSQESEVAVSEGTTSPNTFLSLLNGLGIFSSGVLGALYALARKDTQAAQQTIESLKNQLREREGALVSMEKDFEARIQREEEEWNKERKKAEEERFSLINQLSSAKDVAEGLGKELTGVKKISEELRVQIENLQSNLSKAGEDKKALETELKEKLDLVEGLQDRINLLSLELKDSEEKAQRVRTSLAEKEAELKKLNSVYAQTSRELAEAKLEIKQLKEEVARRQTEIDSKNSAIEELDTRISTLVAENESYIKKLDDVTKDYSALKLTSETRAAADAEVIRSREEEIQQVNEKLDDALKDVDDSKDKVADLTEKYEDAKRMLEIELTSVRNLRHELEGTKKTLHASRDRVSDLEKMLDESRALCSKFESEVSKVHEEFDKAKERYEKNLADERRDGEGLASELEVEKDHLKKAREEIEGLRQELEESSVKNQSLQKELVEIYKKGETTNKELKEEKETVLALEKEVKAMEKEMSMNRQAIKSLETDLEEAVKSLDEMNKNTTTLSRELQKVNTNVSSLEDEKEVLQRSLEEAKKASKEAKANVEDAHNVVISLGKEREVLEKKVKKLEEDLGSAKGEILRMRSQQDSVKAVNSSDDEEKSDDKVTAKKVVRRRKSSTSS; from the exons ATGGGTGGTTTCCTCATAGGGAGCACTTGCTCCGCCCCTTCTCCTCCGCTCCACTCTTCTCGCTTGCTCCCTTCTCCTCAGTCGCAGTTCGTGCTTCTCTGCTCTAGCAATGCCGCCAAGTCCAAGCGTCGCAGACCATCATCGGCTTCTCTACGCTGCCAAGACGCAACCCACGACGCCTTTTCCCTCAAAAGACGAGATTTTGTTCTCGTGGGtatctcccttcttcccttcTTACAGCTTCGATCCCCTGCTTTGGCCGATGAAA GAGACGACAATGAGATTAAGACATCAAAGCTTAGTCAAGAATCTGAG GTTGCAGTTAGCGAAGGAACAACATCTCCAAACACATTTCTCTCTCTCCTAAATGGTCTTGGCATTTTTAGTTCTGGTGTTCTTGGCGCACTCTACGCACTTGCTCGTAAAGATACTCAAGCTGCTCAACAAACCATCGAATCT CTAAAGAACcagttgagagagagagaaggagcaTTGGTTTCAATGGAGAAGGACTTTGAAGCAAGAATCCAGCGTGAGGAGGAAGAGTGGAACAAGGAAAGAAAAAAGGCAGAAGAGGAACGATTCTCATTGATCAACCAATTAAGTTCTGCAAAGGATGTGGCGGAGGGATTAGGCAAGGAGTTAACCGGCGTGAAGAAGATATCTGAAGAGCTTAGAGTTCAGATAGAAAACCTGCAAAGTAATCTTTCAAAGGCTGGTGAAGACAAGAAGGCACTCGAGACAGAGCTCAAAGAGAAGCTTGATTTGGTTGAGGGATTACAAGACCGGATCAACTTGCTTAGTTTGGAGCTGAAAGATAGTGAAGAAAAGGCTCAACGTGTTAGAACTTCACTAGCTGAGAAAGAAGCAGAACTGAAGAAACTCAACTCTGTTTACGCTCAAACTAGCCGAGAACTTGCTGAAGCAAAACTAGAAATCAAACAGCTTAAGGAGGAAGTCGCGAGAAGACAGACTGAAATAGACTCCAAGAACTCTGCCATTGAGGAACTAGACACCAGAATAAGCACTTTAGTGGCTGAGAATGAGAGTTACATCAAAAAGCTTGACGATGTTACAAAAGATTACAGTGCTTTGAAACTGACTTCTGAGACGCGAGCAGCTGCTGATGCAGAGGTCATAAGAAGTAGAGAGGAGGAGATTCAGCAGGTTAATGAAAAGCTGGATGATGCGCTTAAGGATGTAGATGATAGTAAAGACAAAGTTGCTGACCTTACTGAGAAGTACGAAGATGCAAAGAGAATGCTGGAGATAGAACTCACTAGTGTACGTAATTTGAGACATGAGCTCGAAGGAACAAAGAAAACACTCCACGCGTCGAGAGATCGTGTCTCTGACCTGGAGAAGATGCTTGATGAGTCGAGAGCTTTGTGTTCGAAGTTCGAATCAGAGGTTTCAAAGGTTCACGAGGAGTTTGATAAAGCCAAGGAAAGGTATGAGAAGAACCTTGCTGATGAAAGAAGAGACGGTGAGGGTTTGGCTAGCGAACTTGAAGTGGAGAAAGATCATCTTAAGAAAGCTAGAGAGGAGATTGAGGGACTGAGACAAGAGCTCGAAGAGTCTTCTGTCAAGAACCAGAGCCTCCAGAAGGAGCTAGTGGAGATTTACAAGAAAGGTGAAACCACTAACAAGGAACTGAAAGAGGAGAAAGAGACTGTTCTGGCATTGGAGAAAGAAGTGAAAGCAATGGAGAAGGAGATGTCGATGAACAGGCAAGCCATAAAATCGCTTGAGACAGACCTGGAAGAAGCAGTTAAGTCTTTAGATGAGATGAACAAGAACACAACAACACTTTCCCGAGAGCTCCAGAAGGTGAATACCAATGTCTCGAGCTTGGAAGACGAGAAAGAAGTGCTTCAAAGATCACTAGAAGAGGCAAAGAAGGCGTCAAAGGAAGCTAAAGCAAACGTGGAAGACGCACACAACGTTGTGATAAGTCTAGGAAAAGAGAGGGAAGTGCTGGAAAAGAAAGTGAAGAAACTGGAGGAAGACTTGGGCTCTGCAAAGGGAGAGATACTGCGCATGAGGAGCCAGCAGGATTCTGTAAAAGCTGTGAATAGTTCGGAtgatgaagagaagagtgaTGATAAGGTTACTGCAAAGAAAGTTGTCAGGAGGAGAAAGAGCAGCACCAGTTCTTGA